Proteins encoded together in one Quercus lobata isolate SW786 chromosome 3, ValleyOak3.0 Primary Assembly, whole genome shotgun sequence window:
- the LOC115980916 gene encoding uncharacterized protein LOC115980916 has translation MDLIGKIKPISRKKNCFIIVATDYFTKWVEAKPYKEVSEFDVIQFIKEMIVHRLGIPQSITVDNGTIFNGTRVKAFTQEYGIRILNSTPYYAQENGQVEATNKIIKNNLRKIVARYSTSWDDLLSEVLWAYRTSKRMSINTTPYSLVFGHDAVLPMEITVRSMRITRQNELTHLDYQDAMFPELDEIDEACMAALDSIVVQKQKIYEMYNKRIKAKSFAIGDLVWKVILPIGVKDPYLGKWSPNWDGPFLVSEVFDGNAYKLMDISGNEHARSINSNGDSQTVVAKPKSNHSMSNASSDVGVWTGVPGSKLFPNNVSALEHGSDLGVHDLKDLAAAFQHHDIVHASIEMNNFSIMDNLHRHPSEF, from the exons ATGGATTTAATTGGAAAAATCAAACCGAtctcaagaaagaaaaattgctTCATAATCGTTGCAACAGACTACTTTACAAAGTGGGTTGAAGCAAAACCTTATAAGGAAGTGAGTGAGTTTGATgttattcaatttataaaagaaatgatAGTCCATAGGTTAGGAATTCCTCAATCTATAACAGTGGACAATGGAACCATCTTTAATGGAACTAGGGTAAAAGCCTTCACACAAGAATATGGTATTCGAATTTTGAATTCCACACCATATTATGCACAGGAAAATGGTCAGGTAGAAGCCACTAATAAGATTATCAAGAATAATTTGAGGAAAATAGTGGCTAGATATTCTACAAGTTGGGATGATTTGTTGTCTGAAGTACTGTGGGCATATAGAACTTCAAAAAGAATGAGCATAAACACTACCCCATATTCTTTAGTTTTTGGCCATGATGCAGTTTTACCCATGGAGATTACCGTGAGATCAATGAGGATTACAAGGCAAAATGAATTGACTCATTTGGATTATCAAGATGCGATGTTTCCAGAACTTGATGAAATAGATGAGGCCTGTATGGCAGCTTTAGATTCTATTGttgtacaaaaacaaaaaatatatgagaTGTATAACAAGAGAATTAAGGCAAAGTCATTTGCCATTGGGGATCTAGTTTGGAAAGTTATCTTGCCTATAGGAGTTAAAGATCCATATCTGGGTAAATGGTCTCCTAATTGGGATGGACCTTTCCTAGTTAGTGAGGTCTTTGATGGAAATGCTTATAAGTTAATGGATATTAGTGGCAATGAGCATGCGAGATCCATTAACAGcaa CGGTGACTCTCAAACAGTTGTAGCAAAGCCAAAGAGCAACCACAGTATGAGTAATGCTAGCAGTGATGTTGGTGTTTGGACCGGTGTACCTGGTTCGAAGTTGTTCCCAAACAATGTAAGTGCTCTGGAGCatggcagtgatcttggtgTGCATGATTTAAAAGATTTAGCTGCTGCTTTTCAACA TCACGACATTGTTCATGCTTCGATCGAGATGAATAATTTCAGTATCATGGACAACCTTCACCGGCATCCATCTGAGTTTTGA
- the LOC115981796 gene encoding beta-xylosidase/alpha-L-arabinofuranosidase 1-like — MPKILSFLLCLSFTITSFVICIDEKEKVLKISTDAATPTGSDFTYICDPARYAKLKLDMKSFAFCDSKLPYNVRAKDLVDQMTLAEKIAQLGNNADGVARLGLPKYEWWSEALHGLSNVGPGTVFDNLVPHATSFPTVILTAASFNEKRWREIGQVVSTEARAMYNLGRSGLTFWSPTINVARDPRWGRITETPGEDPFIVGTYASNYVRGLQDVAGTEHYKDLNTRPLKVAACCKHFAAYDVDNWHGVDRYHFDARVTEQDLEESFLRPFEMCVKDGDASSVMCSYNRVNGIPSCADPKLLRETLRQEWNLHGYIVADCDSVEVMVTGHKFLNDSNEDAVAQTLKAGLDLDCGAYYPKYLGNAVNQGKVRESNIDEALQNLYIVLLRAGYFDGLPAYKALGKNDICTNRSIELATQVAREGITLLKNDGPTLPLNTATFKTLAVVGPHANSTVAMIGNYAFDPRNPGSPCRYTSPIDGFSTYGKVNYAAGCGDVKCKDASLIPPAVEAAKTADATIIVTGLDLSIEAEGLDRLDLLLPGKQTDLINQVAAAAKGPVILVLMTAGGVDISFAKTNPKIKAILWVGYPGAEGGRAIADVVFGQYNPAGRLPITWYQADYINKLPLTSMQFRPDDSQGYPGRTYKFFNGPTVFPFGFGLSYTKFNYTLNATVPSLSAKLQRFTHCHDLNYMANKTKPTCPAILVSDLQCGEYIELTLVVQNVGGKVGSEVVLVYSKPPDGITGTFLKQLIGFQRVYIAAGASQEVKFVFNGCKSLGIVDNAGNNILPFGGHTIIVGDGVASFPVQVTFHN, encoded by the exons ATGCCTAAAATTCTtagttttcttctttgtctctctttcaCTATAACTTCCTTTGTCATTTGTAtagatgagaaagaaaaagtctTAAAAATTAGTACTGATGCAGCCACCCCAACTGGCAGTGACTTCACTTATATATGTGATCCTGCCAGATATGCCAAACTCAAACTGGACATGAAAAGTTTCGCCTTTTGTGACTCGAAGCTTCCCTACAATGTTAGGGCCAAAGATTTGGTGGATCAAATGACACTAGCTGAAAAGATAGCACAGCTAGGAAATAATGCTGATGGAGTGGCTAGATTAGGGCTGCCAAAGTACGAGTGGTGGTCTGAGGCGCTGCATGGTCTGTCCAATGTTGGTCCAGGAACCGTCTTTGATAATCTAGTTCCTCATGCAACCAGCTTTCCCACTGTCATACTCACAGCAGCTTCATTCAACGAGAAACGCTGGAGAGAAATTGGTCAG GTTGTTTCAACAGAAGCACGAGCAATGTACAATCTTGGGCGATCTGGATTAACATTTTGGAGCCCAACCATCAACGTTGCAAGAGATCCTAGATGGGGAAGAATCACTGAGACACCTGGTGAAGATCCTTTCATTGTTGGCACATATGCCTCTAATTACGTGAGAGGTTTACAAGATGTTGCAGGGACAGAGCACTATAAAGATTTGAATACTAGACCACTCAAGGTTGCCGCATGTTGCAAGCACTTTGCTGCATATGACGTTGACAATTGGCATGGAGTTGATCGCTACCATTTTGATGCTAGG GTGACAGAGCAAGATTTGGAAGAGTCATTCCTACGGCCATTTGAAATGTGTGTTAAAGATGGTGATGCTAGCAGTGTTATGTGTTCTTATAACCGTGTTAATGGAATACCATCTTGTGCTGATCCAAAGCTTTTGAGAGAGACCCTTAGACAAGAATGGAATCTTCATGG CTATATAGTTGCTGATTGTGATTCCGTTGAAGTAATGGTAACGGGTCACAAATTTCTTAACGACTCAAATGAGGACGCTGTTGCACAAACACTAAAAGCAG GATTGGATTTGGACTGCGGAGCCTATTACCCCAAGTACCTCGGAAATGCAGTGAACCAAGGGAAGGTTAGAGAGTCAAATATAGACGAGGCACTACAAAACCTTTATATTGTGCTTTTGAGAGCAGGGTACTTTGATGGACTGCCTGCATACAAAGCTCTTGGTAAAAACGACATATGCACCAACAGAAGCATTGAGTTAGCCACTCAAGTAGCAAGAGAAGGAATTACTCTTCTGAAAAATGATGGACCAACTTTGCCTTTAAACACTGCCACGTTCAAAACTCTAGCAGTTGTTGGACCACATGCCAATTCTACCGTTGCTATGATTGGAAATTATGCATTTGACCCAAGAAATCCTGGTAGTCCATGCCGATACACCTCTCCTATCGATGGCTTTTCAACATATGGAAAAGTGAACTACGCAGCCGGATGTGGCGATGTTAAATGCAAGGATGCTAGCTTAATACCCCCAGCTGTGGAAGCTGCAAAGACAGCTGATGCCACTATTATTGTGACAGGGCTAGATTTATCAATTGAGGCAGAGGGCTTAGACAGGTTGGATCTCCTCCTTCCAGGAAAACAAACTGACCTTATCAACCAGGTTGCCGCTGCTGCAAAGGGCCCGGTTATTCTTGTACTCATGACTGCAGGAGGTGTCGATATCTCTTTCGCTAAGACTAACCCCAAAATTAAAGCCATTCTTTGGGTTGGATATCCTGGAGCGGAAGGAGGTCGTGCCATTGCAGACGTTGTTTTTGGGCAATACAATCCAG CTGGAAGATTGCCCATCACGTGGTATCAAGCCGATTATATTAACAAGCTACCCCTAACATCCATGCAATTTAGGCCAGATGATAGCCAAGGCTACCCGGGACGAACATACAAATTCTTCAATGGCCCCACAGTCTTCCCTTTTGGTTTTGGTCTCAGCTACACAAAATTCAATTACACCTTAAATGCCACAGTGCCTTCACTGTCCGCAAAATTGCAGAGATTTACACACTGCCATGATCTAAATTATATGGCTAACAAGACCAAGCCTACTTGCCCAGCAATTTTAGTAAGCGACTTGCAATGCGGCGAGTATATTGAGTTAACTCTTGTAGTCCAGAATGTGGGTGGAAAAGTTGGGAGTGAAGTTGTCTTGGTTTACTCCAAGCCCCCAGATGGTATTACCGGTACTTTTCTTAAGCAGTTGATTGGTTTCCAGAGGGTTTACATAGCGGCTGGTGCGAGCCAAGAAGTTAAGTTTGTGTTCAATGGTTGCAAGAGCTTGGGCATTGTAGACAACGCTGGTAATAATATTTTGCCTTTCGGTGGGCACACCATTATAGTTGGAGATGGTGTAGCTTCTTTTCCGGTTCAAGTCACATTTCATAATTAG